The sequence AGTTCCCGGATTCACAATCTGCTAAAAATCTGTTCGAACTATTCAGATGCGTGGGGAATGTGGTGGAGGTTGCGGTGTCTCCGGGGAGGAACAAAattggaaaatgatttggttTTGCTCGTTTTCTTGATGTGGAGGATGGGAGGTGGCTGGCGGTTAGGCTCGATAACATTATGATAGCAGGTAAGAAGATCCATGTTTATCTTCCGCGGTTCGTGAGGGGTTTGAAGGAGAAGGGGGTTAGGGCTGGTCGCGGGTCTGTTCCTGAACAGGAAAAAGGGGTTTTTTAGAAATCCGGTGCTCGCAAGTAGGGATTTAAGGTCTTTTGCAAAGGTTGTTACAGGCTCTGCAAATATAACAGGCAAGGATGAAAGACTCAACCCGAGCCTTGTGTTCAATTCGTGTGAGGAAAAAAGACAGAGGTTGCAGAAGGCTTTCGTGGGCATATCTTTGATTCCCGGAGCGTACAATATTCAGGTTCACATGGAGATGAAGGGTATACACGCAATCAAGGTCAGTCCTCTTGAGGGTAACTTATGTTTGCTGGAAGAGATGGAGGCAGGGTATATCGAGGATTTTCTGGGGCAAAAAGACAATTGGTGGAATATGTGGTTTAGCGAAATCAAAAGGTGGGAGTTAGGGGTGGTGGATGAGTTCATAGAGGTGTGGTTGAGGATCTATGAAATTCCGGCTTTAGCATGGCACTCGGATTTCTTTGTTAAACTGGCAGAGGCATGGGGATCATTCATTTGCATAGATGAAAAAACCGCTGATGGCAAAGTGATGGATGTCGCGCGTGTGATGCTGAGAGTTCCTTTGGCTACGTCTTTCCCGAATTGTTTATCTGTTAGCATCAACGGTGTTTTGTTAAAGGTCACAGTGAGAGAAGACGTTATGGGAATCGTTCGGTCTAGTCCAGGTATTCCGACTTCTTTATCTTCTATTTCTGAATCATCGGAATCCGATGATTTTATCTGTGATAATAGTTTAGAGGTAGGAGACGACCTCAACACTTTTTGTTCCGAAGATAGTATTCATTAGTTTTCCTCTGGTTTGGATGCTCATAGTAAGAAAAGTTCCCGTTGCGGTAATAAGAATGAAGCCGACGGTGGTGATGTTGTTCTTTAAACTCCTCTTGTTGTATGGAATAAAAAGGATAAATGTTACTCGCAGCAGGTGAAGAAAGTAGTGACAGAGGTGGTAGGAAACTCTGGGAATTCTCTCGGTAACAGTAGCTTGAACACTTTGGATGGTATTAATTATAAGGAGTGGCAGCAGAGGGATGTGGTCGGTGGGTTAGGATTCAGTGGGGATATGGAGGTTTTGGTGGGTGAGGTGGCAGAGGGGGGTTGTAAAAAGTGTGAGAAGGGTTGTTTTAATGGCGAGTTGGCAAGGATAAGGGAGAGTAGTGGGGATGAAACAGGGGATGCTGTTAGGCAATGGGTGGTATTTCGGCATACAGTTACGATCAAACGGTGGTGGGCTATTCCTTAAGCATTAGGGAGGATCCTTTGATTCACAAAGGAATTAAAAAGATAAGGTGGAAGAATGTAAATGGGGTGGGAGGTGCAGGTAATTTGAGTTCGGGGAAAGGTATCTATAGGCGTAAAAAGGGAAAGAGTTTTGTCCTTGGAAGTAAGAAGGATAAAAATTCTTTGGCGTCCAATGTTAATAAAAAAGGTTCTCTTTTGAAGCATAATAATAAGGAAGTCGAAGATGACGACAGTGGGAGAGTGTCAGTGTGTTATGGTAATCAAAAGGAAGAGTCCGATATACAAAGAAATAATGTTAGACAATGGGATTTTTTGGAGAATGATGTTCCGAGAAAACTTTGGTCGGCTATTGTTGCTTTAGGGGTGGTGGACGCGGAAGGAAGAGAAAAGCTTATTAGTAGAATCGTGGATTTGGAAAAAGGAGGAGGTAGAGGTGGAATGGTAAGGAAGGAGAATAAAATGGTGTCTCAATGATTATAGGATCATTGAACATTAGAGGGGGAGTGAATGCACTCAAAAGGAGAAGAATTTCTTCTTTGATTAATAAAGGAAAAGCGGATATCTTCTTGGTTCAAGAAACTAAGATTACTAGTATGAATGATGTTCTTGCCCATAGTTTTTGGAGTTGTTCGGCATTGGGGTTCTCTTATTCTAATTCGTTGGGAAGATCGGGGGGATTGCTCACTTTATGGAATAAGGATAATGTCGAAGTTTTGAATAGCTTTAAAGGAGATG is a genomic window of Vicia villosa cultivar HV-30 ecotype Madison, WI unplaced genomic scaffold, Vvil1.0 ctg.001794F_1_1, whole genome shotgun sequence containing:
- the LOC131636617 gene encoding uncharacterized protein LOC131636617, which produces MEMKGIHAIKVSPLEGNLCLLEEMEAGYIEDFLGQKDNWWNMWFSEIKRWELGVVDEFIEVWLRIYEIPALAWHSDFFVKLAEAWGSFICIDEKTADGKVMDVARVMLRVPLATSFPNCLSVSINGVLLKVTVREDVMGIVRSSPGGY